The DNA window AAGTTGCTGATATTGCTATACTCGTAATAGCTGCTGATGATGGTGTTATGCCGCAAACAGTAGAAGCTATAAACAGAGCTAAAGCAGTAGGGCTTCCTATTATTGTTGCAGCAAATAAAATTGATAAAGCTACGCCTATGCAGCTAGAAACAGTTAAGCGTCAGCTTGCACAACATGATCTGTTACCTGAAGATTGGGGCGGTCAAACGGTGTGTATTCCTATTTCTGCTAAACTAGGTACGGGTATAGACGAATTGCTTGAAGTTATTTCTCTGCAAGCTCAGTTATTGGATCTTAAAGCTAATATTTCTGTTCCTGCTCAAGGGTATGTACTTGAATCAAAGCTTGAAAAAGGCCGTGGTCCTGTAGCAACAGTTATTTGCTTGCAAGGTGTACTTAACGTAGGAGATTATTTCTCTGCTGGCGCAACTGCTGGTAAAGTCAGCTCTCTTGTTGATTATCTAGGTACTCGTGTAAAAAGTGCTACCCCTGCAATGCCTGTGTCTGTTGCTGGTTTTGAGGCAATGCCTCAAGCAGGTGACATATTTCAAGTAGTTTCTCAAGGGACCCATAAAAAAGGTGCAACAGATGAGCAACTTGAGCAAGCTGTAGCGCTTAATCGTAAGAGATCTTCTACAGAAAATGCTATAAATATTTTAGTTAAAACAGATAATGCTTCATCTCGTGAAGCGTTGCTTAATTCTATAGACAAACTTTCAGGTAAATTACCACGCCAATTTTATATTGTATCTTCTGGCATTGGTAATATTAGTGAAAGTGATGTTGAATTAGCAGCAGATACTCATTCAACTATTTATGGCTTTCATGTTAAAACTTCACCTAATGCTCAAGAATTATTGCAGCGTCAGCGCGTGATAGTAAAACACTTTGATATAATCTATAAATTACTTGAAGATCTTGAAGCATTTGCTGAAGCTGGCAAACCAATAAAGATGGTTACCAAGAAAATAGGTGAAGCTAATGTATTAAAAGTATTTGATATCAAGGGCTTAGGTATTGTTGCTGGTGCCGTTGTGCGCACAGGTCGCTTTATTCGTGATGGTAAAGTAGTTGTATGGCGCGGTAAGCAAAAAGTTGGTGAAGGCTCTATAAAGGGTCTGCAACGTGATAAAAAATCAGTTAAAGAAGTGCATGCAGGTTTTGAGTGTGGATTCTTAGTTGATGGCTTTGATACTTGGTTACCTGATGACCGTGTAGAATGCTTTCAAGAGGTTCCTGCTTAATCTCTTGTATCTATTATTTTATAAATCTATAAAAAGAAGACTCTTTAAAACAGGGTCTTCTTTTTTAGTGTCGTGTTGTGATGATGTATCTATTTTTATTCTGTTTTCTGCTTCTAAAAATCAACAACCAGAGCGCTATAATTTTCTAAGTGCCTAAAATAGTTCTTTGCTGAATACTAAACCCCTTGGTACCATTATAATTTCTGTTTTAGTAGTTACCTCTGTTTTAAAATACAAAAAAAGCTCTGAAAGCGCGCGTTAAAAAAAGTGTTGCTTTTTGGGCTTTTTGCTACCAAAGCAACGTTGTTTTTCGGAAAAGCCTATTAAATAAGGCTTTTTTTGTTGTTGCTTTTTTTGTTTTTGAGGGGCTGTTGTTTTTTTTTTAATTTAGAAGAAACTTAGAAGAGCTTAATGGTTGATATCTGCTATCGTGCAACTACTTTTCTCTCTCCCTTACGTAGTTGTATGGTCAGTAATGGTTACCTAAGCACTGCTTGTAAGAAAGTGATAGTTAGAGACTTTAAGGCTATGTATACTACAATTCCTTCTTAGCTCTCGCTTTAAGTCTTTAACTATTGCTATCTTATTTCTTCACAGAGTAAACTTTTCAGTACAGTTAAATTCATTTCATCTTCATCTGGGCTGTCTTTTGGTGTTTCTAAAATTTTAGGTATATCAAAGAACCGCTTGTCATTCATAATAAGTCTAAATGGCTCAAGGCCCAAGCATCCTTTTCCTATGTCTTCATGTCTGTCGACATGTGAGTTTAAACCTTTTTTAGAATCATTAATATGCATTGCTTTAAGATGCTCAAGGCCTATAATCTTATCAAAGGCATCCCAAAGAGCTGTATATG is part of the Candidatus Dependentiae bacterium genome and encodes:
- a CDS encoding translation initiation factor IF-2, whose amino-acid sequence is MTKLSEKSLTQTTTNQADGAIPLVPMTVADFALKAQKPLSEVIMTLLRQGVVAAKNQVITEKVVAQLAQTYELAVVQQTKTKPEESELVKTSSSQEGTWQERLPIAVVIGHVDHGKTTLLDFIRKTRVAAKEKGGITQHLGAYEVATAHGNIVFLDTPGHEAFSMMRVRGLKVADIAILVIAADDGVMPQTVEAINRAKAVGLPIIVAANKIDKATPMQLETVKRQLAQHDLLPEDWGGQTVCIPISAKLGTGIDELLEVISLQAQLLDLKANISVPAQGYVLESKLEKGRGPVATVICLQGVLNVGDYFSAGATAGKVSSLVDYLGTRVKSATPAMPVSVAGFEAMPQAGDIFQVVSQGTHKKGATDEQLEQAVALNRKRSSTENAINILVKTDNASSREALLNSIDKLSGKLPRQFYIVSSGIGNISESDVELAADTHSTIYGFHVKTSPNAQELLQRQRVIVKHFDIIYKLLEDLEAFAEAGKPIKMVTKKIGEANVLKVFDIKGLGIVAGAVVRTGRFIRDGKVVVWRGKQKVGEGSIKGLQRDKKSVKEVHAGFECGFLVDGFDTWLPDDRVECFQEVPA